From Synoicihabitans lomoniglobus, the proteins below share one genomic window:
- a CDS encoding TonB-dependent receptor, protein MKPLSRSVLFAITTLSAFAQSSPTIVEAPTFEVVATRLTTTSASPTTDLTLDPTAAPGELALPTLAAEIAGFAVGSNQSRSFTDTFAIRGLTNTPIFGAPAVTVYLDDLPLGSGFTFPSDLTGFAQAQLLRGPGAGTRFGRSGPGGILLLSTPTNPTASTGSLTLAVGDHGARSATVTGASAAGGELDAYVAATWRERDGYVRNTTLNQDVDPQETQSALARLRWRASERAEFTLFLNALRARDGAQPLVPLFGPLYTVQRSAEGETHLDAFNAALTAAVTTDGGRLTTTTGFSHWDMGPYSNTLDFGFAELGNGSTLTQKNLSEEIIFTAHDDAAFPWRAGFFVNDGQTNGSFTRDFGGFTFEQSDYQFDVLDLALFGEATFALTDALDLTTGLRLVKTEMDSVRTETVPVPQVTPASHSSDAILPHLNLRQDLGHGTTAFANIAMGYKTGGFSAFTGNAALAPYDAEYTTAYEAGVTHATADGRYSVTVRAYLYDIDDYQIERSFATQAAADDYLVVNADSARSIGGELELAWRPVQGLELAASYGLTDTTLRGFTDPYTGDVFNDNRVPYVPTHDAHLRADYVTDAGFFVGATVSRVGKTYYTEAEDPTFMQDTYTLLHARLGYTAERYRIQLSGTNITDEEYYSAITPGTFHGTPGTPRTFLGEVTFRF, encoded by the coding sequence ATGAAGCCCCTATCTCGTTCCGTTCTATTCGCCATCACCACCCTGAGTGCCTTCGCCCAATCGTCTCCGACGATCGTCGAAGCCCCCACCTTCGAAGTCGTCGCCACTCGGCTCACCACGACCAGCGCCAGTCCCACGACCGATCTGACGCTCGATCCGACCGCCGCTCCCGGTGAACTCGCCCTGCCGACCCTCGCCGCCGAGATCGCAGGCTTCGCCGTCGGCAGCAATCAGTCGCGCTCCTTCACCGACACCTTCGCCATTCGCGGGCTCACCAACACCCCCATCTTCGGCGCTCCCGCCGTCACCGTCTACCTCGACGACCTGCCCCTCGGCAGCGGTTTCACTTTTCCTTCCGACCTGACCGGCTTCGCCCAGGCCCAACTCTTGCGCGGCCCCGGGGCCGGCACCCGCTTCGGACGCAGCGGCCCGGGCGGCATCCTGTTGCTCTCCACGCCGACCAACCCCACCGCCTCCACCGGCTCACTCACCCTCGCCGTCGGCGACCACGGTGCCCGCAGTGCCACCGTCACCGGCGCTTCCGCCGCCGGTGGTGAACTCGACGCCTACGTCGCCGCCACCTGGCGCGAACGCGACGGTTACGTGCGCAATACCACACTCAATCAAGACGTTGATCCGCAGGAAACGCAGAGCGCCCTCGCTCGCCTCCGCTGGCGCGCGTCCGAACGCGCCGAGTTCACCTTGTTCCTCAACGCCCTGCGTGCCCGCGACGGCGCTCAACCCCTCGTGCCGCTCTTCGGCCCGCTCTATACCGTGCAACGCAGTGCCGAGGGCGAGACCCACCTCGACGCCTTCAACGCCGCCCTCACTGCCGCCGTCACGACCGATGGCGGCCGCCTGACCACCACCACCGGTTTCTCCCATTGGGACATGGGCCCCTACTCCAACACCCTGGACTTCGGTTTCGCCGAACTCGGCAACGGTTCGACCCTCACCCAAAAAAATCTCTCCGAAGAGATCATCTTCACCGCTCACGACGACGCCGCCTTTCCCTGGCGCGCCGGCTTCTTCGTCAATGACGGCCAGACCAACGGCTCCTTTACCCGCGATTTCGGCGGATTCACGTTCGAGCAATCCGACTACCAGTTCGACGTGCTCGACCTTGCCCTCTTCGGTGAAGCCACCTTCGCGCTGACGGATGCGCTCGATCTCACCACGGGACTGCGGCTGGTAAAAACCGAAATGGATTCTGTGCGCACGGAGACCGTGCCGGTTCCACAGGTCACTCCCGCCAGCCACTCCTCCGACGCCATCCTTCCGCACCTCAATCTGCGCCAGGACCTGGGCCACGGCACGACCGCCTTTGCCAACATCGCCATGGGCTACAAAACGGGCGGTTTCTCCGCCTTCACCGGCAACGCCGCCCTCGCGCCCTACGACGCCGAATACACCACCGCCTACGAGGCCGGCGTGACTCACGCCACCGCCGACGGACGTTATTCCGTCACCGTGCGCGCCTACCTCTACGACATTGACGACTACCAAATCGAACGCTCCTTCGCCACGCAGGCGGCGGCCGACGACTATCTGGTGGTCAATGCCGACTCCGCCCGTTCCATCGGCGGCGAACTCGAACTCGCCTGGCGACCCGTTCAAGGCCTAGAGCTCGCGGCCTCCTACGGCCTCACCGACACCACCCTCCGCGGTTTCACCGACCCCTACACCGGGGATGTCTTCAATGACAACCGCGTGCCCTACGTGCCCACGCATGACGCCCACCTGCGGGCCGACTACGTCACCGACGCCGGCTTCTTCGTCGGCGCCACCGTCTCTCGCGTCGGCAAGACCTACTACACCGAAGCCGAGGACCCGACCTTCATGCAGGACACCTACACTCTGCTCCATGCCCGCCTCGGCTACACCGCCGAACGCTACCGTATCCAACTTTCGGGCACCAATATCACCGACGAGGAATATTACAGCGCCATCACCCCCGGCACCTTTCACGGCACCCCTGGCACTCCGCGCACCTTCCTCGGC